TTGTTCCCAGTGCTCTCTGCAGTATGGTAAACATTGCATACAAGAGGGAAGCAAATTTAAATTCTGCACATAACAGTATAGCTCTATATGCACTTATAGCCAATATAGTAAGAAGGAGAGAATGTATGTAGTTTTCTTGAAGTCTTACTATAATACCGGCATTTAAATGCTAACAGTTGCAAAAGTATAGTGGATATTCCTATTTATGCCTCTGCTTGTCTCCTTAACCCTGCCCTGCACCTCGAACGCCTTGTTTAGTTCATTTGATATCAGCTTTATTCAGGTCCTGTGAAAAGACTGACAAAAGGTGGAGGACAGGATCACACCTCCCTGTGAATACTGTGGCTCCAACACTCTTCTCCTTTCATTTACACAGGACACATCATTTGGCTGAAGATGTATCCTTCGCTGCAATGTGTTCAGTGTTTTAGAGCGAAACGCCCACCACTCAGTCAATAACATGTTTGTTGTACTTTAGGGAGCGTTAAGCAGTGGGCAAACAGCTGTTAACCCATGTGTTGAACAGAGCATCTTTGGAATGGTTCCTTAAGTAGTTTGTGTTGCCATGTGAAAGATAATACTATTATCTGGGTCAGTGTATTTACAGGCCCTCATAATAGTTGTGTACATTGCGGTGGCCGTGAACACAGTCACGTCGGCATATTCAGAATAAGAGCTCCACCTTACTCATGTTACTACCTCACCAATTGTACACACAAAGGTCAGACCAATTGTGGGGAGTGTTAAATAGCAGTGACAACAGTTCTATGAAGGTTTGTGTGACTCTGGCGTTTGTTAGGTTTAAAGAAAGCCAAACATCAAAAACAGAACCATCCAGAATCGTTGGTTTATGAAGGCCTGTCTGTCACTCATAGCTGTAGAACATGACAAGGTTCAATTCTCAGACATTCAATCACAAGCGAGCCCTTCAGAACCATAGTGCTATTCATCAGTAATTATAGGTTATGAATAAAACCCATAGCCCATAAACATATGAAGTGCTATTAGCTTGAGTGACTGTAAAAGTCTGGAGGCACGTGTCATAGTTGTGCAGCAGCGGCGTGAACACTTTAACACCGTGGGGTTAACACTTTGTCAGGGGTAGTTCAGGTGTCGTAGCCGTACAGACACATCAAAACTGCAGGTGACAGTTGATTTTGCACCACTTTCCACCTGACGTGTGACGACACAGCAGGTCATCAAATGACTAGAGGAGGCTGAGACCTGGACCAGACTGGAAATGGCTCTACTCTATACCAACGGTGCAGTGGTAGTTTGAGGTCATTACTCCAGGATCGCAAACAAGGCTCGGCTTGCTTATTATCGCCACTGTCAGTTTATAGCTTCGTCTTATCAAAAACATATCTGATAAGTTTATTTTCTCCTCACAAGCAAGTGGTTCACTCAGTTGAACGGCCAGAGTCTCTCTTACGTTGAGGTTTCCTGTTTACTTACTTGGCTGGAAAGCTGCCAACTAGAGTTTGACTATAGCCACCAAGTGTGGACCTACCACAAAAAGGTGTGTCTCAGCCCATAGTGCAGAGACCCCACAGTGAGGAATCCAGAAAGACAATGCTAGCAGTGTTGTGTCGAAGACATGGCTCCAGCCTCTCGTACCTTTGTAAAGCAGATAATGCAGTTgttcacatacaaacacatgtcATATTACTGGTCTCTATATAAAATTGGTTTGAAAATATAGTGATTTGTGTTAGGTTTTGAAGTTAAAGCGCATCATAGGCATGTcactacatgtctgtctgtgagtgtttacTTTGCTGCTTGGCTGAAACAGACACATTCACATGTTAAGGAAGTGAAAGAATGGCTGAAAGAAGACACAAGCAAAGCCCGTCAGAGGTCCTCTTCATCGTGAATGCCCTCAACTTAGTTCCTTGTCTTTCTGAAATCAGCAAAGTGGCATAGCACAACAGCCATGAATGAGACTCTGCAGGGTCGGACCATTCACACTCAGGCCTAGTTATAATGTAGTCCAGTTCGCATTCTATCTAAATGAGATCGCCCAGGTTCACTCTGTAGGATTGTCCCAGTCAAAACATAAACCTGAGGTAGGTGTTCAAGTGGGAACATGCCCAGAATTTAGATAAGGATCCCATAAACCATTAGGCACATGAAAGACCTTGgacaaaagaacaaatgtcGGCAGATTTATGGGGTGAGAGTGAGATTTAAATACCGATTGTGCCTCAGAATGGCAGCGCTCCCCTAGCACGCTGGACCGTTTGCCTCATAGCGTGACTTTAGGAGGCATTGCTGGATATTTTGAAAGGCTTGTGGCTCAGTGCTGCTGACATATTTGTGTGACGCTGTAAGACTAGCTGTCCAAGATCATTGAAAACATCCAGAGCCTGTTAGCAATCAAAGCTGATGTGGTAACACCATATCATATGCTGTAATTCGACATAATTCTGTCTGAGTCGTGTACGTACAAACCTTTACACACGACACCTGTAAGAGAGGAAATAGGACGACAACGGTTGGGGTCTTGGCAAATGTGTGCACCTTGGAAGGGAGGGGCTCAGCGTGGGGAAGCCCAGTGTTGTTTTTGAACCCTGGTGAGCTCATCATGGGGATTTGTTCTTTCAAACATATGTTTTATTCCTACATGCCCTCAAAACCTCAGCATAACCCACGTGTCGACTCACAATCATAATAAGTGTGAGGACGAGGGCTCACTGGGGTGGCTGCCGTTGCCTGTTGGCTCTTGATCCACAACTCGCCTTTCAGTGTATCGTGAGAATGCAAGCAACCGCTGGGAGACAGATTtaatcatgttttcatttttttctttcaaatttccattttccagaagTTTTGTTCTCAGTCCATCCAGCTTTAAACCACAGCGCTGCGTCGCTCCTCAAACCCCAGtgcttttttcccttttcttgctCCCTgtagagcggagcggagcggagctcGCCCACCAAGGCTTTCTGTGACATTTAGAGTTCTCCagaaatgcttttgtttgtttatgagcCAAACCAAAATCAGCTGTCGTCGCGCTCACAGTTTGGTTGAGGAAccagaaacacagcagatgtattatttcatttatttaaagacCGTGATTCAAATCTCGCAGGGTTCGGAAAGAATTTGAAAACATaaacagtgattttttttctcatgactgtaatttgttttttagtgttattattagtatttgCCTTTTTATCtatatttatttctattaatAACATCCAAGTCTTATTTTTTTACCAAACTGGGAAACAGCTCACACTTGTGCATCACCTGATTCTTTTCATCAGGGAGTTTCCAGCGTCTACCTTCAGACTGAACGACAACATGGTACAACAACCacctttttctgttgtttttttctttgtgtttttacactgtCCTTGACAGATGATATTTGTTTTAGGCAGATAAAAAGAGGCCAGACATCCCAAAATAGCTACAGAGCCAAACCAGAATATGCCAAGAAATATTGATTATAGACTTTTTTAATCCTGAAATACTGCCTTGATTTTCATTATATTGCTGTTTTGGATGTTTTCCATCCAAGGCtgttctttccttcttttccttGATTTCACCACATGACAGTCTTGTCTGATCATGAAAGTAACTGCGGATGTTTCCTTGCCCTAAAGTCATGGAAGTAAAAAGCCGACATGAATCAAACGGCTGATGGTGGGATGAACCTGTGGAGGCTGACCCAGCTCATTGGCTCCCATTTGTTGCAGGCTCTGCCCTTTCCTGCACATCTGCGTGAGAACTGCGATCTCTGTACAGGATCTACTGGAACTAAATGTTTTCAAATCAAGATAATAGTCCCCTATGCATTGCTGGCATGCTTTATACTCTCTCTAAATCTGGCAGTCCTCCAGCCGGTGACAGcatttccttttctctccctaGTTTCACTGTGTATACTCATACTTACTTCAAAATGaagtattttaaaatattctttTCGTTGCTTATGCTTTTTATATAAATTCTTTCAttcatgttttgcttttgtctgcATATTTGTGCACATAGACTGTCTGCATGTAGAAAACCTCTGGCCCCTCAAACTTCTTAGGATTTCACTTAATTACTCTATGATGAAAAGATGTGGAGCACCTCATTTGAGTGACAGGGATGATTTCCTGCATCAGAAACTCGCTCTGCATTTCGCCAATCCCATAATGGCCTGTTTTCTGAAATAGGAAGCTACAGTTTGATGCAGAAATGGGCCTCTTGTGGTGTCAGCTTACCCTGTGGCTAGTATTGGAACAAAACCGTAGAGTGGCTGTAAAACGTTTTGTATATGTGTAATTACTGTTAAAGAAGACAGGGATTTCCCAAGGAAATGTCCTAatgcagtttttgttttgtactcatccttgtttttttgtaatCAGTAAAAATATGCTTTTACAGAAATTCACTTTTCTGAGAAGGTCTGTTATTAGCTGAACGTCCTTGTTTCTTCTTCAACATGGAAACACTTATAAGCCTGACCCAGTCACCTTTGCTCTACAGGTTCAGGTTGTGGGCTGGCGAGCGCCTGTGGCTGAATCGTCGTTGGGGACCTGTCAGTTTCCGACTCGTGAAAAGTCATAAATATGAAACTATTTTCCAAATTGGTCTTTTGTTTTATAGCAGCTAAACATGAAATCCAGTGTTGAACTTTACTGTAACTCAGGCCTGATGGCATCGTTAACGAGCGTGTAAACACCGCAACACTTTAACACATTGAGAGCAATAAATCTGGAAGTGGAAGCGAGGCTGCAGTCGGCCTAAAGCAGATATCATGTAGCGGTCTGGTTGAAAACGCTTTGCTccagtgtttatgtgtttatgccctcctctgtgtgtctgtgtttgatccGAGCAGGAATCTGTGTTGTTCTTCCTCCACTGCCTGCCAGCAACTCGCAGTAGTGTCTCTCCAACCCCGGATCACTCTCTGGCAACAACAAACATGTTTCTCGTGCGGAGGTACGGAGAACTGGAAGTGCACACGATCAACTCTGCACAGACCGGTGCCGTAAACTGTTAAGCTATTAGCAACGGAAAAAGCTGGGGAGGGAGAATACAACACAGAGTTCACTGCTGGGAAAGAAAAgttgaatgaaaacaaacagaggactTCAAAGCGTCCCCACTCACTCACGCAAACAGTGGACGGAGAGGGGAAAAAGCAGCATTAGGGATGTGGATGATTATGCAGACTTTGGCTGAAGCCGCACAGTCTGCATTCGCCCCAGTATGTTTGTCTGAGGCACTAAGAATTGGGCGTAATGCGATTATGAACTGAGCGCGTCATGCAGTTTGTTGTCGTGGACCGCACGCTGGCTGCACACGTAGCCCACATTTTATGCTAATGGGCGGCTGGTGTTGTGCGTCAGCCCTGCAGCCCTGTCGGTTGGTGATGTGCgagcctggagctgcaggtcggCCTGATTGTGTAAACgctgggagctgcagctgagggtGAGGAGCgtcctgcatgtgtgcgtttgaCGAGAGGAGGAAAGTTCAGGGGCCCTTTCTCTCCTTAAAGACGTTGCGTGACAGGAGCGGACTGACAGGTGGGGAGAGGCCGTATCCTGGGATTTTCCTGCAGTGGCCGTCCAGATAAGGGAAGCTCTCATGTCGGCTATTGCTTACAAAACCCCCCCAGGGACAGATGTGAGAgagccaagtgtgtgtgtgtgtgtgtgtgtgtgtgtgtgtgtgtgtgtgtgtgtgtgtgtgcggatgtGCAAGCTGCCAGATCAGTTTTCCAGCAATGAGAAAACCTGTCTTCTGGCAGGAGACCAACAACTGAAGCCAgatatttgtctttattttttctgctgCACACGCATGATCTAACGTCCAGATTAATAGCTTCACAAAAGACTATTGTCCTCAGTGTGATCACAGGAGCATGTCATACAGGATACCGATTGAACTGGACCTTTAAAGCCATCGAGGCCATTAGGAAACAACTTCAGTTTTTTGCCATGTGTCTGAGGGAAAATGCTGAATATTGGACCCAACGGAAGTCCTTCCAACAGACCTCAGATGGGCTTCTTTTTCATATAGAGTCCATAGAGTGGAATAACAGTTGCTGCTCTTTTTCAATTTGGTTAACAAAGTGATGAAGCGTCTGGCTGCCACCCAGGCACCATCCAGtatataaaacaaacagcaacgtGCCCAAGTGTTTCTGTAACCTGTTCTCTGGAAACGTTTGTCTAAACTGGCCTTGTTCTCTGGCTACAATGCATTTGACACCAACTGGATCACATGCTAATGACGTCCAGTGGCTCAGCAGTCACTGGGTATGAGCGCTCAGGTTCTGTCAGTCAGCTGACGGATGGATCACTTGACACGCTGAACTACTCTGACTGTGTTCCGATTACAGAATGCTGTGTTGCATGAAGCGTGTGACTTTATTCCTGGTAATTTGTCGGACGTGTTTCTGCCTCATGCTGCATGAAGTCGATGATTTTGAACAAACAAACTTGTGTGAGCTTCTGTAACTTTGCTGCAGGAgttcaaacattaaaacaacaagTCTCCATATGTTGCGTAATAATCGTTGCATGTGATCATGACTTTGTACTTTCATAGAGCTATGATTTATTTCTAGGAGGAGGTTGATGATAGGATGAAGGCGACGTGATGATGTGGTTCAGGATCGGAACCAGGTTTTCTAAAGTAgcaagacaaaacaacaaatgataaAAACTGCAGTTTAGCGAACCAAACCAGTGTTAAACACATGGTTCAACTTGATGCTCGTGGTTAAATATGGATTTGTTTGAGTCTAGACTATTCAGACTACATCTGACTGACTAATAACAATTATGGGACCAatataaacacatgcacatccCTGTCAATCACAAATTCGGTGCAGCTAAATGATGCTTTGCTGACTCACTGTTTGCTCGTCTTCTGTGCAGCCACCATGAAGACCAACAGCAACAGTCTGTTCCCAGTGAACGGGCACAACGGGAGCAACATGAACACAGGCTTCTCTGAAGGGGACTTACTGCTGCAGGTAGGACACAGGGACAGGCTGAGATCCAGAGGGACGTGCTCTCCATTGACCTTTCAGCCCATTATACATGAAAGTAATTAATTACACTAAAGCAGGCTCTAAAAGCTAAAAACCACAGAGCGCCCAATCCTATAAACTATTCAAATGATGCTCCTTTTGATCTTTTCATACATGTGTCTGGTTGttgtaaatgcaaatgagtctgttcctcctgctccaacTCGCCTGCACAGCACCAGCAGATAGACAGATAAACGCCAGCACCTCGTGCGCCGAAGACAACGTTTCACGGCCTGATCGTCAGCCGAGGCGCTCGGGGCTCGCAGGTGCACACATGCAGTcagatttgtttatttgtgggGCGTCATGCTGGGAAGAGTTCATTCAGGCCTGTGCCTTTGGGAGGGAGTAACGACAGGTGACGCTGCTTGTCTTAGCGCCTCTCGCCAAAGCTTGGCCACGGTTCATGGCTCCCAACAAAACCTGTGCTTGTCAGGTGGCGCGCACGTTGGCACAGTGACGCACACCTGCCGGGGACATTTTCACACGTTGCTCTGCATGATGAGCACAACGGGTGATGATTTGGCTGCATAAAGGGcctttgagcagcagctgcagctgctggtgtcgAGTGGTGATTGATAAACAGGTTACCTGATTTGCAACTCTCTCATGAAGCCTTACTGGAAATGGAAAGCAGCTTGGAAAGGCAGGATCGCGACTGCAGCAGTTCCTACCTTTTGGTTTAACATGGGAAAGCGTGGACTGATGAAAAGTCTTCTGCAGTTCAAATCTACGCCTTTCTTTATTTCTGAGGGTTCCGGCTCATCTGCAGAACAATCAGCTGCTGCaccgtgtttgttttctcagcagCATATCCTGCGCTGCCCCTGCAACCAGAAAAGCTTGTTTACTGTAAACTCTGAGAAACATTTTCCTATGACGCCAACAAAGAGTCCTCTAAGTATTTGATGCATATGAAAATAAAATCGACATGAAAGACACTGTGGTCATTTTCAAACAGAGCATCCTGTTGCATGAGCTGATTTGGTGCATGTGTTCCTCTGTGCATTGTGTTTCTACAGCGTAGTGTGTTTACCTTTAATCTTCCAAATTAAACAACCATTAACACAGAGATGAACAGATACAAGGCACAAACATTTGTGTAGGTGCtgtcttgtgtgtgtatgtgtaaaaacCCATTTGCTCACTGTGTGCAGGCTTTAAACGGATTTGTGATCGTGGTCTCGTCGGAGGGGCTGGTGTTTTATGCCTCCTCCACCATCAAGGACTACCTGGGCTTCCATCAGGTGAGCTGCTGACCTAATGCACATTACCTGCTTCTGCATACCAGTTACAGACCCACAGTGGCTGCATGAGTGaatctttgtgttttctgctgaaaGTCGGACGTGGTTCACCAGAGTGTGTTTGAGCTGATTCATACTGATGACCGCGCCACGTTCAGACAGAACCTTCACTTTGCTCTGAACCCTTCACCTGCAGACGAGTCGGACGGTGAGTGCTGACGTTAAGGCAGCTTTTATTCGGGTGTTAACTTTAAATCTGACCTAAGTTTGAAGGCATCAGTGTTTTGCGCTTAATCTTCCGTTATGTTCTTAGGTTCTCAGGCTGATGCTAATCCAGTGATGTACAATCCTGAGCAGCTTCCTCCAGAGAACTCCTCCTTCCTGGAGAGGAACTTTGTGTGTCGCTTCCGCTGCCTCCTCGACAATTCTTCTGGCTTTCTGGTTAGTCTGAAGGCAGCTTTGACTGTATTGTGACTAAATTGCTTCTTGTTTAACCAGAAAACATCTCGGAACTAATTCCAGAAACCTGCACCCATTACCACAGTTTAGCAGCTGTTTTCCAAGCCCTTGATTAACTTGTGTATTCTTCTGCCTGAACTAGGCTCTGAAGTTCATGGGGCGGCTGAAGTACCTCCATGGTCAGACTATGCTGAGGGACAACGGGACGTGTACGAAGTCTCAGCTGGCACTGTTTGCCATTGCGATGCCCGTCCAGCCTCCGTCCATAGTGGAGATCAGGGCTAAGATGCTCCTCTTCCAGACCAAGCACAAGCTGGACTTCACTCCCATGGGAGTTTGTAGCAGGTCCTTCGCTTAATTCCTTATGTGTTTTCTAAATCTGCCTTTGAATTTTCCTTGCCTCTCTAACGTCATGCTTTTGTTTACCACCAGGGGAAAGATTGTTCTGGGCTACTCAGAGGTTGAACTGTGCATGAAAGGATCCGGTTACCAGTTCATCCATGCTGCCGATATGATGCACTGTGCCGACAACCACCTCCGCAGTATGCTTTTACATTCAACATTAATTTATTGTTAATGTAGAAGAAGCATGTGCAAACTGAAAATAGGTTTAACAAACAGGTTGGTGCAGAAAAAAGCAGGAACCATTTTGGTTTTAGTGACCCAGTGACCTTTTTGTCTTCCGTAATGGaaaacattgtgtttgttttgcaattTCTGCGAAAGTTGCAAGAACAGTGTGAAAGCATTGCTGCGATTAAACCATGTGCACTATTCAGATTTGTTTTGCTCCAGTCATCTGATTGTGCGTTCTGTTGTTTCTCTTGTCGCAGTGATTAAAACAGGAGAGAGTGGACTGACTGTTTTCAGGCTGCTGAGTAAGTCAGCTGGCTGGGTGTGGGTGCAGGCCAACGCCAAGCTGATCTACAAAGGAGGGAGGCCAGAATTCATCATTGCATATCAGCGAGCTTTAGTGTGAGCGTCTGCTCCTCGATTAACTCTGCTACAGTTGGACTCATAAGCAAGTTTGTAATTCATGCTTCTTGGTGTGTTTCAGTAATTCTGAGGGGGAGGAATATCTGCGTCAGCGAAGGCTGCAGCTTCCCTTCAGCCTCACTACAGGAGAAGCTATCCTCTACAACACCGGCCCCACAGTGGACATCAACCAGTTTCAGTTCAACAAAATGTttaacagcagcaacaagaacGAGGATGTGAACCCCGGCTCGTTGCTGGACTGCTTCCTGAGACAGGATGAAAGTGCCTACACCCCAACGGAGGAGCCCCCGTTACCTGTGGATCAGGTGTTTATGGATAGCAGGGCGCTGGTCAGCGTCCCCAGTGATGCATGGAATGAAAATGGGACCGCGGCCACAACCAGTGACCCCGTGGTGGTCAAAGAGGAAGCCAAGCAGTCAGTGATGGCCGTCATTGACAACTTTGAAAAACTGTCTCAAAATGGAGACtttactgcagcgctgcaggacCTGGATGTGGATCAGGCAGAGCTGGCGGAGTGGGAGAATGCTCTGAAGAATCTGAGCCAGAATAATGAACAGCAGAGCAATgtcaggacagagctggacagCCTACTCACCAATGACATATTTGACTACATTGATGAGGTTTTGTTCAAGGAGAAGGGAGTGGATGTAGATCCCAACCCTCCCAGCTGCCTCATGGCAGTCACCAACAATC
This genomic interval from Betta splendens chromosome 21, fBetSpl5.4, whole genome shotgun sequence contains the following:
- the LOC114847126 gene encoding aryl hydrocarbon receptor-like isoform X2 — encoded protein: MLGNHGTYASKKRKKPVLKQKKVSDGNEVVKSNPSKRHRDRLNGELDRLTDLLPFPEDIRTRLDKLSVLRLSVGYLRVKSYFRATMKTNSNSLFPVNGHNGSNMNTGFSEGDLLLQALNGFVIVVSSEGLVFYASSTIKDYLGFHQSDVVHQSVFELIHTDDRATFRQNLHFALNPSPADESDGSQADANPVMYNPEQLPPENSSFLERNFVCRFRCLLDNSSGFLALKFMGRLKYLHGQTMLRDNGTCTKSQLALFAIAMPVQPPSIVEIRAKMLLFQTKHKLDFTPMGVCSRGKIVLGYSEVELCMKGSGYQFIHAADMMHCADNHLRMIKTGESGLTVFRLLSKSAGWVWVQANAKLIYKGGRPEFIIAYQRALVNSEGEEYLRQRRLQLPFSLTTGEAILYNTGPTVDINQFQFNKMFNSSNKNEDVNPGSLLDCFLRQDESAYTPTEEPPLPVDQVFMDSRALVSVPSDAWNENGTAATTSDPVVVKEEAKQSVMAVIDNFEKLSQNGDFTAALQDLDVDQAELAEWENALKNLSQNNEQQSNVRTELDSLLTNDIFDYIDEVLFKEKGVDVDPNPPSCLMAVTNNQQDPFAHVGPLFQTPSAGYACSPVNGFGAHQQSTRNGSVSAGQSLVPSAQTLSGTQKLSHQGPLIGLADTTLPRFQQLQLQDIFSTSMERPIPQASADGALASPQSCGQVFISPMGCPQGIPGQMESNQPLLCPQNNLQLPAMTANGHLLQSSVKQPNNVASGIMDILPPLIPCNDFSSSATPSRPIRFATASLHGTPHIGTHDQQVQSWNQSQQQKLPHSGLTHNGHEPTPTGLGQTSANQTFPHAGLWPRSVTGLNHMQQGGLACGQAANPSSCMYDQHCSSGPAGSDLLALPESSLDQSDPQGSWYFQWSHSEPVDGRVSADLNGVFAPPPPAHDGTTYLTE
- the LOC114847126 gene encoding aryl hydrocarbon receptor-like isoform X1 is translated as MLGNHGTYASKKRKKPVLKQKKVSDGNEVVKSNPSKRHRDRLNGELDRLTDLLPFPEDIRTRLDKLSVLRLSVGYLRVKSYFRATMKTNSNSLFPVNGHNGSNMNTGFSEGDLLLQALNGFVIVVSSEGLVFYASSTIKDYLGFHQSDVVHQSVFELIHTDDRATFRQNLHFALNPSPADESDGSQADANPVMYNPEQLPPENSSFLERNFVCRFRCLLDNSSGFLALKFMGRLKYLHGQTMLRDNGTCTKSQLALFAIAMPVQPPSIVEIRAKMLLFQTKHKLDFTPMGVCSRGKIVLGYSEVELCMKGSGYQFIHAADMMHCADNHLRMIKTGESGLTVFRLLSKSAGWVWVQANAKLIYKGGRPEFIIAYQRALVNSEGEEYLRQRRLQLPFSLTTGEAILYNTGPTVDINQFQFNKMFNSSNKNEDVNPGSLLDCFLRQDESAYTPTEEPPLPVDQVFMDSRALVSVPSDAWNENGTAATTSDPVVVKEEAKQSVMAVIDNFEKLSQNGDFTAALQDLDVDQAELAEWENALKNLSQNNEQQSNVRTELDSLLTNDIFDYIDEVLFKEKGVDVDPNPPSCLMAVTNNQQDPFAHVGPLFQTPSAGYACSPVNGFGAHQQSTRNGSVSAGQSLVPSAQTLSGTQKLSHQGPLIGLADTTLPRFQQLQLQDIFSTSMERPIPQASADGALASPQSCGQVFISPMGCPQGIPGQMESNQPLLCPQNNLQLPAMTANGHLLQSSVKQPNNVASGIMDILPPLIPCNDFSSSATPSRPIRFATASLHGTPHIGTHDQQVQSWNQSQQQKLPHSGLTHNGHEPTPTGLGQTSANQTFPHAGLWPRSVTGLNHMQQGGLACGQAANPSSCMYDQHCSSGPAGSDLLALPESSLDQSDPQGSWYFQWSHSEPVQDGRVSADLNGVFAPPPPAHDGTTYLTE